The Brassica oleracea var. oleracea cultivar TO1000 chromosome C6, BOL, whole genome shotgun sequence genome includes a region encoding these proteins:
- the LOC106297664 gene encoding uncharacterized protein LOC106297664: MDNGELSLSVGALLDETAIPLSLSALLDETAIPLSLGSVGTEASNFDGDSAAKRRERRKWTPTDDVVLISSWLNTRKDHVVGNKQKSSGFWKRIAAYFEATATREKTSVQNENDVVKLAHQIFYNNYKKRFTLEHAWKELRHDQKWCELATSKKEGSLKKRKCEDGGESESSQATENKRPPGVKAAKKGSHKAVMEDDNLNKFQTMWTMRQANLAAKERLSQLSLLNSLIGKKEPLAEYEETLKKKLINDLCSCYAEMSLLIFMLCSCYGSVRQYTLGDKIPFSEADKDMGELTRQSCHEITESLQSCKDELASCQSELESAKAEVDKWNSAFKQESFVPSRKSPEPQFVIDYIQTLRSSEKSLKEELEIAQMKLAIRDLKSQLKPESMKTDEDPEVDGEEQGSTPAGTSRIAYLEDELRAANTVIAEMREIQAVRVDALEKAQATHAKEFEYLKNNLVALQQSPRLVLTAAPENADAQK; encoded by the exons ATGGACAACGGCGAGCTCTCTCTCTCTGTCGGTGCTCTCCTCGACGAAACGGCGATTCCTCTCTCTCTCAGTGCTCTCCTCGACGAAACGGCGATTCCTCTCTCTCTCG GCAGTGTAGGAACAGAAGCTTCAAACTTTGATGGGGACAGTGCTGCTAAGCGTAGAGAACGTCGAAAGTGGACACCAACAGATGATGTTGTCCTGATCAGCTCGTGGTTAAACACGAGAAAAGATCATGTGGTTGGCAACAAGCAAAAATCATCCGGGTTTTGGAAAAGGATTGCTGCTTACTTTGAAGCAA CGGCTACTAGGGAAAAAACAAGTGTCCAGAATGAAAACGATGTTGTGAAGCTAGCTCATCAGATATTTTACAACAACTACAAGAAGAGATTTACTCTTGAACACGCTTGGAAGGAGCTGCGGCATGACCAGAAGTGGTGCGAGTTGGCTACTTCCAAAAAAGAAGGGAGCTTGAAGAAGAGGAAGTGTGAGGACGGTGGAGAATCAGAGAGTTCTCAAGCAACTGAGAACAAGCGTCCTCCTGGTGTGAAGGCCGCAAAGAAAGGTTCTCACAAGGCGGTGATGGAGGATGATAATCTTAATAAGTTTCAGACTATGTGGACAATGAGACAGGCGAACTTGGCGGCGAAAGAAAGGTTGTCTCAGCTGAGTCTGCTTAACAGTCTCATTGGAAAAAAAGAACCCCTTGCCGAGTATGAAGAAACCCTCAAGAAGAAGCTGATAAATGATTTGTG TTCCTGTTATGCTGAAATGTCCCTGCTAATCTTCATGTTATGTTCTTGTTATGGCTCT GTTCGACAATACACGTTGGGAGACAAAATTCCTTTCTCGGAGGCAGACAAGGACATGGGAGAGTTGACGAGACAGAGCTGTCACGAGA TCACAGAGAG TCTTCAGAGCTGTAAAGATGAGCTTGCTTCATGTCAA AGTGAGCTTGAATCAGCCAAAGCAGAGGTTGATAAGTGGAACTCAGCGTTTAAGCAAGAGTCCTTTGTACCTTCTAGAAAATCTCCTG AACCTCAATTTGTGATTGACTACATCCAAACTCTGAGATCTTCCGAGAAGTCTTTGAAAGAAGAG TTGGAAATTGCACAAATGAAG TTAGCTATCCGTGATCTCAAATCTCAACTCAAGCCAGAGTCAATGAAG ACAGATGAGGATCCAGAAGTCGACGGCGAGGAGCAAGGATCGACCCCCGCTGGCACCTCACGTATTGCATATCTCGAG GATGAGTTGCGTGCAGCAAATACGGTGATCGCAGAGATGAGGGAGATTCAGGCCGTGAGGGTGGATGCACTGGAGAAAGCGCAGGCCACGCATGCTAAGGAGTTCGAGTATCTTAAGAACAACTTGGTGGCACTACAACAATCCCCACGCTTGGTTCTTACGGCCGCACCTGAGAATGCTGATGCGCAGAAGTAA